One genomic segment of Drosophila melanogaster chromosome 3L includes these proteins:
- the CG13062 gene encoding uncharacterized protein — protein sequence MMKLVVSLLSICALTAARPGFLHGHHHHYPEIPYYPHHHHVEPLHYHLPAAVSHQSSTVVHSVPHHIIKPVLLPTVVKTVVHPPIIKAYHPAPIIKAYHPYDPFHLHHHHDFHDYHLH from the exons ATGATGAAACTG GTAGTGTCGCTACTCTCAATTTGCGCCTTGACGGCAGCTCGTCCTGGTTTCCTGCATGGCCACCACCATCACTATCCGGAAATCCCTTACTATCCACACCACCATCATGTGGAACCACTGCACTACCATCTGCCCGCCGCCGTCTCCCACCAGAGCTCCACGGTGGTGCACAGTGTGCCGCACCACATAATCAAGCCGGTCCTGCTGCCCACTGTGGTGAAGACAGTGGTGCATCCGCCCATCATCAAGGCTTATCATCCTGCGCCCATCATCAAGGCCTACCACCCCTACGATCCCTTCCATCTGCATCACCATCACGACTTCCACGACTACCATCTGCACTAA
- the Nplp3 gene encoding Neuropeptide-like precursor 3, protein MFKLCVFVALLSLAAAAPAPAPAPAPAPGLIGPGIVAPGIWGPTVVGSPLLAPQVVSVVPGAISHAAITQVHPSPLLIKSVHGLGPVVIG, encoded by the exons atgttcAAGCTG TGCGTCTTCGTTGCTCTCCTTAgcctggctgctgctgccccagctcccgctcctgctcctgctcctgctcctggtcTCATTGGCCCTGGCATTGTGGCACCTGGAATCTGGGGACCCACCGTTGTCGGATCTCCTCTGCTTGCTCCTCAGGTGGTGAGCGTGGTGCCCGGTGCCATTTCTCATGCTGCCATCACCCAGGTGCATCCTTCTCCTCTGCTGATCAAGAGCGTCCATGGCCTGGGACCAGTTGTGATCGGTTAA
- the CG13041 gene encoding uncharacterized protein, whose amino-acid sequence MFKFVAVIALLVATASAGLIETHHVVHEPVLAKVGSVVHSAPSAVSHQSITQVHSKAVVQPVVAPIVKTTTYSHPAVAVHAAPVVHSVPVVHAAPVVHSVPLVHSAPLVKSVVHSAPLAYTLHH is encoded by the exons ATGTTCAAATTT GTTGCTGTCATCGCTCTCCTGGTCGCCACCGCCAGTGCTGGTCTCATCGAGACTCACCATGTGGTGCACGAGCCCGTTCTGGCCAAGGTTGGATCGGTGGTGCACTCTGCTCCCTCGGCGGTTTCCCACCAGAGCATCACCCAGGTGCACAGCAAGGCGGTGGTGCAGCCAGTGGTTGCTCCCATCGTGAAGACCACCACCTACTCCCATCCCGCCGTTGCCGTCCACGCTGCTCCAGTGGTTCACTCCGTGCCCGTTGTCCACGCCGCTCCAGTCGTCCACTCTGTGCCTCTGGTCCACTCAGCTCCCCTCGTCAAGTCGGTGGTGCACTCCGCTCCCCTGGCCTACACCCTGCACCACTAA
- the CG13060 gene encoding uncharacterized protein, whose translation MFKFIGVIALLVATASAGLIETHHVVHEPVLAKVGSVVHSAPSAVSHQSITQVHSKAVVQPVVAPIVKTTTYSHPAVAVHAAPVVHSVPVVHAAPVVHSVHSAPVVHSVLHSAPLVKSVVHSAPLAYTLHH comes from the exons ATGTTCAAATTT ATCGGCGTCATCGCTCTCCTGGTCGCCACCGCCAGTGCTGGTCTCATCGAGACTCACCATGTGGTGCACGAGCCCGTTCTGGCCAAGGTTGGATCGGTGGTGCACTCTGCTCCCTCGGCGGTTTCCCACCAGAGCATCACCCAGGTGCACAGCAAGGCGGTGGTGCAGCCAGTGGTTGCTCCTATCGTGAAGACCACCACCTACTCCCATCCCGCCGTTGCCGTCCATGCTGCTCCAGTGGTTCACTCCGTGCCCGTTGTCCACGCCGCTCCTGTCGTCCACTCCGTTCACTCCGCTCCTGTGGTGCACTCGGTGCTTCACTCCGCTCCCCTCGTCAAGTCAGTGGTGCACTCCGCTCCTCTGGCCTACACCCTGCACCACTAA
- the CG42718 gene encoding uncharacterized protein: protein MHRMLLYTLVIVALALVQACQIHHNLTFPAVDQVSDCSGHYLTFGNRSLTRDLPTLTPGNSMSSRLELCFYGKPFTLGH from the exons ATGCACAGAATG CTGCTCTACACTTTGGTAATCGTTGCCCTTGCTTTGGTTCAGGCCTGCCAAATCCATCATAATCTGACATTTCCTGCTGTGGACCAAGTTTCCGACTGTTCTGGCCACTACCTCACTTTTGGTAATCGGAGTTTGACAAGGGATCTGCCCACATTAACCCCAGGCAATTCGATGTCATCTCGGCTTGAACTTTGCTTTTATGGCAAACCTTTTACGCTGGGGCATTAG